cTTTTCCAAGACATTTCCCAACATTTTTACCAGGAAATGCCAATATTGTTACGGGTAAATCGGATTTAGATaccgaaaagatttttttttgtttttgaatgcTCCGTCGAGTTTTGAAGTTAGCAGTTTTACCTGATCATCACGATTTAAGGCTCTGCCTCTTTTGTTGAACTAGAGTGCAAACACATTAGTTGTTTCGCATCGAATGTCTGCACTGGAGTCATGTGGTGGTTTCttctattttcaattgaatgcaTGAAACAAGCAGTGTCatttaaacataaattttaattattcttAAAATTAGTAACGACAcaagattttttaaaatgaaataattaattttgactTGAATCATTGAAACGATTAgactaaaataaatttcattcttgGTTTGTAAACGATTAAAATTAAAGAGGAGTGCAATAGATGGATGAATGTTGTAGGTTTTTATATCGATAGATAGACCATTAAAAATAATACGATAAAAGGGGCAAGTAAAATGATTGTTTAAGTAGTCTGCATGTCTAATGCATTTATCtcataataaaaaacaaaaatgcaaaagaAATAGAATGAATCGAGATAGTCAATTCAACaactaataaatttaaattctgcaACAGTCCTGTCGAGACGATCGTTGATTATTCTGTAGATTTCGAGCTGCCGCATCACCGTATTGAATGCCACTGCCTATTCGTTCCACGTCCAATTCACCCGTTTCTATTTTAGCCAAAATAGTTTTCGAGCATTTTAAAAAAGCTTCTTCAACACTGTCGCCGGTCTTGGCGCTAGTTTCCAGAAATATCAGATCTGTCAAATTGAATATGCAAACGAAAGTCAGTCAACCTTTCAATCAGCATTCACTCATCTCATCATTACCATTTTCCTGTGCAAAAGTACTCGCTTCCAAGAACGTCACTTGTCTAGCTTCTTCCAAGtcttttttgttacccaccaACAGAATGACAATTTGCGGACTAGCCATTTTCCGTGCATCGTTCAACCAATTTGACAATGTGTTGAACGATTCACGTGACGTTGTATCGTAGACGAGTAATGCACCAGCAGCACCGCGATAGTAGGAACGCGTAACCGATCGGAAACGTTCCTGACCGGCTGTGTCCCATATTTGCAATTTTACCGATTTGCCGCCAACGTTAACGATGCGCGAACCGAATTCGACGCCAATGGTGTGTGAACTGTCTTCTTTAactggaaaatttaaatttgatttgataaaTGTAATGACAGAGGAGGTAGTGTAGTTAGTTTTGTGTAGTGAACTATATTCAATCGCACCGATTCATTTGACTGTAATTGAGCGAATTACTTTCTTATCTAAATGCGGACTACCtaatcatacaaaaaatgctttctcgttgaatttgttttttttttcttgattgtCCATTGTGCTTGAAGTGCTGCAGAAAATGTCACTACAAGCCGGTGCAACCAGATTTCAAACAAGAAGTGCAACTTGGTACTCAAACTACTATTTTCGTTCCTTAATTTTACCTGCTCTTACTTCTATAATACCATTTATGGCCCAATATAATTATCTATCAGTCAAGCAGATCACCTTTGTTATCACCGACAAAAATTATCTTGTATGTAAGAGTGCAGCGGGACACAAAGATTGCCGAATAACAAAAACTTGAATtctatttttaggaactgactCACTCTTCCCCTTACACACCAACGCAACTCTCAACATACAGGTACATTCTTTCGTGAAATTTGTTACCTCCATTAACTAGTCCGTAACGGTTACAGTATACCTACCcgatttgtaaatatttgtaatcAAACAGTTAACTCAACAAAACCGCTTAGCGcagttaaattaatttgtacaCGTTTCAATCatggaaattgatttaattaacgTTGGAAGTTTGCGAAATAGACGACCTTGAGTTGGGGTATTGGTGTAACACTATACTTGGGTTCACGTCATGTAtaatttcacacacaaaaaaactttcatttgaaaatcgatgaaaaaccAAATGTCCAATTTCTACTTACATTTACTCTCGATAAAATGATGCAGCAAACAACTTTTACCAGTGTTAGCTTGGCCAATAACAAGGAATTTAAAAAGATAatctgaaaattgatttttctttgttgttaAAATGTCAACAgcgaaatgtttaatttttcactttaaacttaattttcttttttgctatTTGCGCACTTACCATACGATTCGGACATTTTCTGCACGGCTTTTCAATGTCGATGTGTAGAACTGTAGTCCAATTATTAGATTACATTTAAAGCGACGACAATGATCAATAACTaatttacaaaacaattttaaaattcaatttgcgTTGCGATAACATGAATGTTGTTTTGACGTTTAGTTTCTGCCATTTTGAATTCAGTGTTGTCAGATCTTTACTTTGTTTGAAGAACCATGTGACCATATGTTGTACAGCGGGGGAAGTTACTACCAAATTATATAAACACTGATGCAATGAAAGATACTCTATCTATATATGTCAAAATTGGTATGGAGCAGAAGAAATAGTGATTTCATATacacaaactcacctctcaatgattttcattgaaaggtgagtctgtttatatgaaatcgctatttcctccgatttgtatagatcatcttcaaggacgtttgaaatgccatccacatCGTTTTTTACACAGGATTTAAAATTTAGTACTCAAATGGCAGCTCTTTTTCGACATAAAGAAAAGATCTCGTTCAggaactaaaaattcgttacccaaagtgaagattttgacaatttttatatgatagaagtgtcaaaatcgtcaccagtgaaacttaacgaagagtttcTGAACGAGCTCAAAAGTTTGTGTTTAACAGAACACAACGAAACTAATCTgaggttacgtttgaaagtacCGTAACCTGAAGATGATCTATGGATGGGTCCttatatttttgtgtgaaactAGTTTCGTTTTGTTGCACACATATTGAATGAAGGATATGACACTCCTATAACTAAAGGTGTTATCGAAAAGCTCCTCAAAAGTGGATGCTTTCgcactaatttatttcaccggaaacgtacacacatttaaactaaagcgtttccgttaaaacgtaatttttaagattaccgtcgtcattttatttctactgtATGATACAGTCTGTAACATCGCTTCTGTCACATCAAGCGACAATATTGTAGTTTGTTCACATGATTGaccataataaatttttcataatagatcattttcatgaccttgtaaacgtcagacacgatcccaactgtcagacatgtcgaaaaatatcgaatgaattgaacgaacgtttttcatataaaaatcagtaaattgaacgcagttaacgtcaattgTATAAcgtaccgtataatgaaaatgatctatttcATTGGCTTCcacgaatattttaagtaaACCGTTGATTGCAATgttaaaacgagccatcagaacagtcggagcgtttgctgcgactgagccccgtacaaacccgtatatctattgcgtacgtgaccctagtgcgtctgtcaccctactttgaccgtaagcctattgcgccggttaatgtagttaaagtaaaattattatgtaatgtgtacatcttcctttcaaatgaaacaaaaatttcaaatcgtcctaaaattttaatttattgactataaatacacatagggcctagtatcggcctcagtccgaggacccaaactgatttgattaccttccaattgaaacaaaaattacgaaaaacggatgaaatttgctcgagttatatgtaaaatacacatagggccctagtatcggccttagtccaaggacccaaatttaacaattttttcaacaacattctattcggccttcgattaccttccaaataaaacaaaaattacaaaaaacggatgaaatttgctcgagttatatgtaaaatacacatagggccctagtagcggccttagtccaaggacccaaatttaatttttttcaacaacattctattcggccttcgattaccttccaaatcaaacaaaaattacgaaaaacgaatgaaatttactcgagttctatgtaaaatacatatagggccctagtagcctttcacttctaaggccctaactcacggtccactcacccgattttaaaaaaactttttttttcctggattggtattgacaatacctatcatttgccgtgtcatttacatttccatcgtttattttgccataaatatcaccaaaagaccttaaatcacttaggtggccctaactgacgaagggccgacccgaatatgcccatcttcgaacttagcctcactatttcgactatctttcagggaaaaaaaaatttgaaatcggatttgatttactcaagatattgacgtgacggacagacggacagacagacagacaaaatttttattgcggattcgtcatctatga
This genomic window from Bradysia coprophila strain Holo2 unplaced genomic scaffold, BU_Bcop_v1 contig_373, whole genome shotgun sequence contains:
- the LOC119081904 gene encoding ras-related protein Rab-4B, translated to MSESYDYLFKFLVIGQANTGKSCLLHHFIESKFKEDSSHTIGVEFGSRIVNVGGKSVKLQIWDTAGQERFRSVTRSYYRGAAGALLVYDTTSRESFNTLSNWLNDARKMASPQIVILLVGNKKDLEEARQVTFLEASTFAQENDLIFLETSAKTGDSVEEAFLKCSKTILAKIETGELDVERIGSGIQYGDAAARNLQNNQRSSRQDCCRI